The following coding sequences are from one Nicotiana tomentosiformis chromosome 3, ASM39032v3, whole genome shotgun sequence window:
- the LOC104099966 gene encoding uncharacterized protein: MMGLGSLGNGGSSSSFSNLSPLAPPFTVDRSNSKPTSNPLLNSSFGQSWQYAAADPSPSGYNFFSKHEIVTDSVPTTCLPEFSPSDSVIKPHNSNNLWSTSNPTANTSTDAYSSFGCEGGYYAPYVPNSVVSNDTPSASFNETSFDVLPNSGGNIPVNVSSQVDYSQSLSGLEYPVPHWNSVWSQMTDGKQDERKVNASASFGYRNCISQGNSFEGVNIAGEDTRALSGNFTDGMYIGPSSMGHMDDKSYLAQEPVYPSFNPKTACTSSIPSASCQAGLSLGSSNNYLNYENPFTPHEKFFQPLDSCLRDTTSTSKSSPVVVIRPAPSAPSGSRFLAQKTDLNRTVDICKTGASKSEKSDVYDLLKGEETRLPIGFPVKGFSLETSLLNFGKDLKDNIVFASSSISNQHPCGSNTVEITVKERSGFQAPYGSAPPVTFSEKCSDALDLHNSNEDSPCWKGAPAFRISLCDSVEAPSPCHFKSKLECSDFGQSNPLFPPAEHSGRTDDLHKHNVCAAGIGLSVPSQGTGTNNYITEEHRNNDVTKETFEHMNLSSGSRVLKFSEDLNKPSKGYDLPQYSENDSQLQPHLTVDEHKYEPTNHSLIEGFIYSGLNLNDSLEGGVVALDAAENVLRSPASQEDAKQAQPYQIGSSPKLDVQTLVRAIHNLSELLKTQCLTNECLLEEQDHDALKHAITNLGACTSKKIETKETMFSQHDTFEKSGESCRSYMGTGTGHPQFMEEVAWDACGLGYPPMHEDKSKNDGKKVGSSSLLTPSADELRDSKEEQVAQAIKKVLNENFLCDEAMPPLALLFKNLWLEAEAKLCSLSYKARFDRMKIEMEKHKVTQGKNLNLNSSVAPEAENDLASKTSTQSPSTSSKRVHIDDSEDSVMERFNILNRREEKLSSSFMKEENDSAVVAGDAGDSVTMRLNILRQQGNNISSSFLEENKDQDVVANDAEDSVMGRLNILRQRGDGLKSSFVEEKKDQDVVANDAEDSVLARLNILRQRGDNLNSSFMEEKKYPDIVANDAEDSVLARLNILRQRGENLNSSFLEEKKYPDLVANDAEDSVMARFNVLTHRGDNLNLPYMEVKKDSDMVAAGMEKLGLSKGEVSEDQRANLVIEPYFYHHNVNVSEGKFGSYVDDSGYDSMKQFLLSVADDPVVHSNWKARPGNQNSSGLYDNSSSDWEHVAKDEFV; encoded by the exons ATGATGGGTTTAGGGTCTTTGGGTAATGGAGGATCTTCATCCTCCTTCTCCAATTTATCACCTTTAGCCCCTCCTTTTACTGTTGATCGCTCTAATTCCAAGCCCACTTCAAACCCACTGTTGAATTCCTCATTTGGACAGTCTTGGCAATATGCTGCTGCTGATCCTTCACCATCTGGATACAATTTTTTCTCAAAGCATGAAATTGTTACTGATTCTGTGCCCACAACTTGCTTGCCCGAGTTTTCCCCTTCTGATTCTGTTATTAAACCACACAACAGTAACAACCTTTGGTCAACTTCAAACCCTACTGCTAATACTTCGACTGACGCGTATTCTTCGTTTGGCTGTGAGGGAGGATATTATGCCCCTTATGTGCCTAATTCAGTAGTGAGTAATGACACCCCCTCGGCATCATTCAATGAAACTTCATTCGATGTCTTGCCTAATTCTGGTGGTAATATCCCTGTTAATGTATCCTCTCAAGTTGATTATAGCCAGAGCTTGTCTGGTTTGGAGTACCCGGTACCCCATTGGAACTCTGTTTGGAGTCAAATGACTGATGGGAAACAAGATGAGAGGAAAGTTAATGCTAGTGCTTCATTTGGTTACAGGAATTGCATTTCTCAAG GTAATTCATTTGAAGGTGTGAACATAGCTGGAGAAGATACTCGTGCTCTCTCTGGAAATTTTACTGATGGAATGTACATTGGGCCCTCAAGTATGGGACATATGGATGACAAATCATATCTTGCTCAAGAACCAGTCTACCCATCTTTTAACCCCAAAACAGCTTGTACGAGTTCAATTCCTTCTGCATCTTGCCAAGCGGGACTTTCTTTAGGATCATCTAACAATTACCTGAACTATGAGAACCCTTTTACTCCACATGAGAAATTCTTCCAACCCCTTGATTCTTGTCTCCGTGATACTACATCCACATCAAAATCTTCTCCAGTAGTGGTTATCAGACCAGCACCTTCTGCACCTTCTGGAAGCCGTTTCTTGGCACAGAAAACAGACTTGAACAGAACTGTTGATATTTGCAAAACTGGAGCTAGTAAGAGCGAGAAATCAGATGTCTATGACCTCTTAAAAGGTGAGGAAACTCGCCTACCAATAGGTTTTCCGGTCAAAGGGTTTTCCTTGGAAACAAGCCTGCTGAACTTTGGTAAGGATCTCAAGGACAATATTGTTTTTGCATCGTCATCAATTAGCAATCAGCATCCTTGTGGTAGCAATACCGTAGAGATTACAGTTAAAGAAAGATCTGGATTTCAAGCTCCTTATGGTAGTGCACCACCTGTGACTTTTTCTGAGAAATGTTCAGATGCTTTAGATCTTCATAACTCAAATGAAGATTCACCCTGCTGGAAAGGTGCTCCTGCTTTTCGTATTTCTCTCTGCGACTCTGTTGAAGCTCCAAGTCCATGCCACTTCAAAAGCAAACTAGAATGCTCTGATTTTGGTCAAAGCAATCCTTTGTTCCCTCCAGCGGAACATTCAGGGAGAACTGACGATCTACATAAACATAACGTATGTGCAGCAGGAATTGGTCTGTCAGTTCCTTCACAAGGCACTGGAACTAATAACTACATTACAGAAGAACACAGGAACAATGATGTCACAAAAGAAACATTTGAGCATATGAATCTGTCCAGCGGCAGTAGGGTGCTTAAGTTTTCTGAAGATCTGAACAAGCCTAGCAAAGGATATGATCTACCTCAGTACTCTGAAAATGATTCTCAACTACAACCGCACCTTACTGTTGATGAACACAAATATGAACCCACAAATCATAGTTTGATAGAGGGTTTTATTTATTCTGGTCTGAACCTCAATGACTCATTAGAAGGTGGAGTAGTTGCACTTGATGCTGCAGAGAATGTTTTACGTTCACCAGCTTCTCAAGAAGATGCCAAGCAGGCCCAACCATATCAAATCGGGTCAAGTCCAAAATTGGATGTTCAAACACTTGTTCGTGCAATTCATAACCTTTCGGAACTgcttaaaactcaatgtttaacTAACGAATGTCTACTGGAGGAACAAGACCATGACGCCCTTAAGCATGCAATTACTAATCTTGGTGCATGTACCTCTAAGAAGATTGAAACAAAAGAAACAATGTTTTCCCAGCATGACACTTTTGAAAAGTCTGGAGAATCTTGCCGCTCTTATATG GGCACTGGGACAGGCCATCCCCAGTTTATGGAAGAAGTTGCTTGGGATGCTTGTGGACTTGGTTATCCGCCTATGCATGAAGATAAGAGCAAGAATGATGGTAAGAAAGTTGGTAGTTCATCCCTTCTAACTCCTTCTGCGGATGAGTTAAGGGATTCCAAGGAAGAACAAGTAGCCCAG GCTATAAAGAAAGTCCTCAATGAGAACTTTCTCTGTGATGAAGCAATGCCGCCCCTAGCCCTTCTTTTCAAAAATCTATGGCTTGAAGCTGAAGCAAAATTATGTTCCCTAAGCTATAAAGCTCGTTTTGACCGTATGAAGATTGAAATGGAGAAGCATAAAGTGACCCAAGGAAAAA ACTTAAACCTCAATTCCTCAGTGGCACCTGAAGCTGAAAATGACTTAGCGTCAAAGACTTCCACCCAGAGTCCGTCTACTTCAAGCAAACGTGTCCACATTGACGATTCTGAGGATTCTGTAATGGAGAGATTCAATATCTTAAATAGAAGGGAAGAGAAATTGAGTTCATCATTCATGAAAGAGGAAAATGATTCTGCTGTGGTTGCCGGTGATGCTGGGGATTCTGTTACGATGAGACTAAATATCTTGAGGCAACAGGGAAACAACATCAGTTCATCTTTCTTGGAAGAGAATAAAGATCAGGATGTGGTTGCAAATGATGCTGAGGATTCTGTTATGGGGAGACTCAATATCCTAAGACAACGAGGAGACGGCTTGAAATCATCTTTTGTGGAAGAGAAAAAAGATCAGGATGTGGTTGCCAATGATGCTGAGGATTCTGTTTTGGCAAGACTCAATATCCTAAGACAGCGAGGAGACAACTTGAATTCATCTTTCATGGAAGAGAAAAAGTATCCAGATATTGTTGCCAATGATGCTGAGGATTCTGTTTTGGCAAGACTCAATATCCTAAGACAGCGAGGAGAGAACTTGAATTCATCTTTCTTGGAAGAGAAAAAGTATCCAGATTTGGTTGCCAATGATGCTGAAGATTCTGTTATGGCAAGATTCAATGTATTAACACACCGGGGAGACAACCTGAATTTACCGTATATGGAGGTTAAAAAAGATTCGGATATGGTTGCTGCTGGTATGGAGAAGCTTGGGTTATCAAAAGGTGAAGTATCAGAAGATCAGAGAGCAAATCTGGTCATAGAACCTTACTTTTACCATCACAATGTAAATGTGAGCGAAGGTAAATTTGGGTCTTATGTGGATGATTCTGGATATGACTCCATGAAACAGTTTCTTCTCTCTGTTGCGGATGATCCAGTTGTCCATTCGAATTGGAAGGCCAGACCGGGAAATCAAAACTCTTCAGGATTGTATGATAATTCTTCTTCAGATTGGGAGCATGTAGCAAAGGATGAGTTTGTGTGA